A window of Sphingobacterium sp. lm-10 contains these coding sequences:
- a CDS encoding DinB family protein: MNQLKSDDFPAFYRGYIESVTNPVMDELMEQLTSFPLFVRDIPKDKETYRYTEDKWTVKEVLCHILDSERVMAYRALRFARNDMTALASFEQDEFVANGRHDERSLESIVKEFTALRQSNICLFETFNETELNRKGMASDRLISVQAFLYIIAGHLNHHRTVLATRYLKEDSSNNNQQEHVV; the protein is encoded by the coding sequence ATGAACCAACTGAAATCGGATGATTTTCCGGCGTTTTACAGGGGATACATTGAGAGTGTGACTAACCCAGTAATGGATGAATTAATGGAGCAGTTAACCTCTTTTCCTTTATTTGTGCGCGATATACCCAAGGATAAAGAAACGTATCGCTATACCGAAGACAAATGGACGGTCAAGGAAGTGCTATGCCATATCCTAGATAGTGAGCGTGTGATGGCTTATCGTGCGCTGCGTTTCGCCCGAAATGATATGACGGCATTAGCCTCATTCGAACAGGATGAATTCGTGGCCAATGGACGGCACGATGAACGTAGTCTGGAGAGTATCGTCAAGGAATTTACAGCATTAAGGCAGTCGAATATTTGTCTATTTGAGACCTTTAACGAGACAGAGTTGAACAGAAAAGGCATGGCCTCCGATCGACTAATAAGCGTGCAGGCATTTCTTTACATCATAGCAGGACACTTGAATCATCACCGCACGGTATTAGCTACTCGTTACCTAAAGGAGGATAGTAGCAATAATAATCAGCAAGAGCATGTGGTTTAA
- a CDS encoding HAMP domain-containing sensor histidine kinase has product MQRNPYRHHRQHWKLFLFLFAAMIAAASLLYTNYLTKSLSKSERTKAEVWAMSTRSIVSLPDVNDEFISFIYAVRDSLSLPAIITDDAGDIIFWRDLDSTRTNISVDPADTLAQPLVYDPGYFAKELAEMRRRHAPIIIELETGQKWFVFYKDSDALRQLRIFPYIQLSLIAIFLIIAYTVFNSIKRSEENLVWVGMAKEAAHQLGTPISSLMGWLELARVTFESEDNTLFDEMERDVYRLEVVADRFSKIGSDPHLSNHNIFEVVKDYMDYFRVRTSGRISFVLEGDQHVEAMLNVQLFDWIIENLLKNAVNAIESEGKVHIHIFENIAKEEIFMDVSDTGRGVPRSNWESIFLPGFTTRKRGWGLGLSLTKRMVKLHRGQIFVKESEVGKGTTFRIILKSNLRYEPTEIG; this is encoded by the coding sequence ATGCAAAGAAATCCGTACCGCCATCATCGGCAACATTGGAAACTATTTCTATTTTTATTTGCCGCCATGATTGCGGCTGCATCTCTTTTGTATACCAATTACCTCACCAAAAGCCTTTCGAAATCCGAACGGACGAAAGCAGAGGTGTGGGCCATGAGTACACGGAGCATTGTATCGTTGCCCGATGTAAATGACGAGTTCATAAGCTTTATTTACGCGGTGCGTGATAGTCTTTCCTTGCCCGCAATTATCACTGACGACGCTGGAGATATTATTTTTTGGCGTGATCTGGATAGTACACGAACAAATATCTCGGTGGACCCGGCGGATACTTTGGCACAACCGCTTGTCTATGATCCAGGCTATTTTGCAAAGGAATTGGCCGAGATGCGCAGGCGCCATGCCCCCATCATTATCGAACTGGAAACCGGGCAAAAGTGGTTTGTATTTTATAAGGATTCGGATGCGCTTCGGCAATTGCGCATCTTCCCCTATATTCAACTTTCGTTGATCGCGATCTTCCTCATCATTGCGTATACAGTATTCAATTCTATCAAACGATCGGAGGAAAACTTGGTATGGGTTGGGATGGCCAAAGAGGCAGCGCATCAGCTCGGCACGCCTATCTCTTCTCTGATGGGATGGCTGGAGTTGGCTAGGGTAACATTTGAGTCGGAAGATAATACCCTTTTTGATGAGATGGAGCGAGATGTCTATCGCTTAGAAGTGGTGGCCGACCGTTTTTCCAAAATTGGCTCCGATCCGCACCTATCTAACCACAATATTTTCGAAGTGGTTAAAGACTATATGGATTATTTCCGGGTGCGCACCAGTGGCCGTATCTCTTTTGTACTAGAAGGTGACCAACATGTGGAGGCCATGCTGAATGTACAACTATTTGACTGGATTATAGAAAACCTACTAAAGAATGCGGTCAACGCGATTGAGTCGGAAGGAAAGGTGCATATTCATATTTTTGAAAACATCGCAAAGGAAGAGATCTTCATGGATGTGAGCGATACGGGGAGAGGAGTTCCCAGGTCTAACTGGGAATCGATATTTTTACCCGGATTTACTACCCGTAAACGTGGATGGGGCCTTGGCCTCAGCCTCACCAAACGTATGGTTAAGCTGCATCGTGGCCAGATATTTGTGAAAGAATCGGAAGTAGGGAAGGGCACTACATTCAGAATAATTTTAAAAAGTAATTTGCGATATGAACCAACTGAAATCGGATGA
- a CDS encoding ATP-dependent helicase — protein MILSKLSDEQKAAVQQDGHVLLTACPGSGKTRVIIHKLAYEVSNIEAHSKKRVAALTFTVRAAEEIFRRLNAMGINSSRIWSGTLHSFCLEWIIKPYSCYLPELRNGYSIADETFCSDLLDTLKAKHNLKSIDPVNLRFNRDGSFVEPKSVQRNLLKEYHEILKSKRLIDFELLLYYSYLILVNHPKIQATLSNLFKLICVDEYQDTQDLLYAIISLIIKAGKGKTSLFLVGDTDQAIYASLGGIAKNIDEVSAEINNMPITPLTLTGNYRTCQRVIDFYSHFQTQKIEIRAAGHNAEEIGCITFNNTVSQSHIVDEIASLIKLSIIKGIPEDEICVLVPQWWLITNISKKLRAILPNVNFDASGLAPMSKNRENIWYKLSRLLLTQPNPKIYSLRYRWTAELIDNFRIQTNTELEEKYLTERALLKLINSIKSNEDEGIDYLNDCFDQFVGAIGVDYKRYPNLVESRKQFFDTIEKRLNDPTFTIPSDIQTFKSFYREMTGVVINTCVGVKGEEFETVIAYGLLNGYIPHWNEIFSGNAIEASKKLLYVICSRAKTNLHLISETGRKTKKGDALLITPELENVVFEYDVV, from the coding sequence GTGATCCTATCGAAATTAAGTGACGAACAAAAAGCCGCTGTCCAACAAGATGGTCATGTTTTATTGACAGCATGCCCTGGCAGTGGTAAAACGAGAGTTATAATTCATAAGCTTGCTTATGAAGTGTCCAATATTGAAGCACACAGCAAAAAAAGAGTCGCTGCGTTAACTTTTACAGTTCGAGCTGCCGAAGAAATTTTTCGAAGATTGAATGCTATGGGTATAAATAGCAGTAGAATTTGGTCGGGAACCCTGCATTCCTTCTGTCTGGAATGGATTATAAAACCGTATTCATGTTATTTACCGGAGTTAAGAAATGGATATTCAATTGCTGATGAAACTTTCTGTTCAGACCTCCTGGATACACTTAAAGCCAAGCATAATTTAAAATCAATTGATCCTGTTAATCTTCGTTTTAACAGGGACGGTAGTTTCGTTGAACCTAAGTCTGTTCAGCGGAATCTACTGAAAGAGTACCACGAAATTCTAAAAAGTAAAAGGTTAATTGATTTCGAACTCCTGCTCTATTACTCCTATCTGATTTTAGTCAATCATCCTAAAATTCAGGCTACCTTATCAAATTTATTTAAGTTAATCTGTGTTGATGAATACCAGGATACACAAGACCTATTATATGCAATTATTTCACTAATCATTAAAGCTGGAAAGGGGAAAACGTCGCTATTTCTTGTAGGTGATACAGATCAGGCAATATATGCATCATTGGGAGGCATCGCAAAAAACATAGACGAGGTTAGCGCCGAAATTAACAATATGCCAATTACCCCTCTGACCCTAACCGGTAATTATAGGACATGCCAAAGAGTTATTGACTTTTACAGCCATTTTCAAACACAGAAAATCGAAATTCGGGCAGCGGGACATAATGCAGAAGAAATTGGATGTATTACATTTAATAATACGGTAAGCCAATCTCATATTGTAGATGAAATTGCAAGCTTGATTAAGCTGAGCATTATTAAAGGAATCCCCGAAGATGAAATTTGTGTACTCGTGCCACAATGGTGGTTAATAACAAATATTTCAAAAAAACTAAGAGCTATTCTACCAAATGTCAATTTTGATGCCTCTGGCTTGGCTCCGATGTCGAAAAATCGTGAGAATATTTGGTACAAATTGTCACGATTACTTCTAACGCAGCCTAACCCAAAGATATATTCTTTAAGATACAGGTGGACAGCGGAATTAATCGATAATTTCAGAATTCAAACTAATACGGAATTAGAAGAGAAATATTTGACCGAAAGAGCTTTACTAAAGCTTATAAATTCAATAAAATCCAATGAAGATGAAGGCATTGATTACTTAAATGATTGTTTCGATCAATTTGTTGGTGCTATCGGTGTTGACTACAAAAGGTATCCAAACCTTGTAGAAAGCAGAAAACAGTTTTTTGATACAATAGAGAAGAGACTTAACGACCCAACATTTACTATCCCAAGTGACATTCAGACATTTAAAAGTTTTTATAGAGAAATGACAGGTGTTGTTATAAATACCTGTGTGGGAGTTAAAGGAGAAGAGTTTGAAACTGTAATTGCTTATGGGTTATTGAATGGGTATATTCCTCATTGGAATGAAATATTTTCTGGAAACGCCATTGAAGCCTCGAAAAAACTCCTGTATGTGATCTGTTCCCGTGCTAAAACAAACCTCCATCTCATAAGCGAAACTGGTAGAAAAACAAAAAAGGGGGACGCTCTTTTAATTACGCCTGAATTAGAAAACGTTGTTTTTGAATATGATGTGGTCTGA
- a CDS encoding helix-turn-helix transcriptional regulator, with the protein MNRIKEVLEEKGVKQTWLAEKLGKSYNMVNSYVQNRRQPSLDILNEIAGILDVDVRILIVSNRKTL; encoded by the coding sequence ATGAATCGTATTAAAGAAGTTTTGGAAGAAAAAGGCGTTAAGCAGACCTGGTTAGCTGAAAAATTAGGTAAAAGCTACAATATGGTCAATTCATACGTACAGAATAGAAGGCAGCCAAGTTTGGATATATTAAATGAAATAGCAGGAATACTTGATGTTGATGTAAGGATTCTAATCGTATCAAATAGGAAAACATTATAA
- a CDS encoding hotdog fold thioesterase produces MWFKEYSLEEINTLFAKNMTGFLGIEAVEIRDDAIIARMPITDKVKQPYGLLHGGASVVLAESVGSVATNLIVDPDKYVGVGLEVNANHLRPVLSGEVIATCTPLHIGGKTHIWDIKIRDSKGKLTCVSRLTVAIIRK; encoded by the coding sequence ATGTGGTTTAAGGAATATAGTCTAGAGGAAATCAACACACTTTTCGCAAAGAATATGACGGGTTTTCTTGGAATAGAGGCGGTTGAAATTCGTGATGATGCTATTATAGCACGTATGCCGATTACTGATAAAGTCAAGCAGCCCTATGGTTTATTGCATGGCGGCGCATCGGTAGTGCTTGCCGAGTCGGTAGGAAGTGTAGCCACGAATCTGATCGTGGACCCGGATAAATATGTGGGTGTAGGACTCGAAGTCAATGCTAATCACCTGCGCCCTGTTTTATCAGGGGAAGTAATCGCTACGTGTACGCCATTACATATTGGCGGTAAAACGCATATCTGGGATATCAAAATACGAGATAGTAAAGGTAAGCTGACTTGTGTATCTCGCCTAACTGTTGCCATCATCCGTAAATAA
- a CDS encoding family 20 glycosylhydrolase yields the protein MKKIGLSLFVYLIALTIGHAQKQPYTLTWRASHQDTTGKQFDIVLKNNHDKVLDMSAYDLWFNSNYHIKEQGHIKYTLSDENGNLYRISFKEPISLANRDSLVITYSTDFPITHISIAPNGFYLQSRKDPRQVTSLPDPHITAPNLSREKHIKMLADLYDKNALFEGDESQLILPTPQSITASTGRYEISTGFSFYIDAALAKDLSGTFKEIHQDFSRWKPKNVNQPEKAQLAIQKIDGLADDAYRLSIDANGIRLQASHAKGTFYGIQSLISLFPANYPESKSISVPFVQVEDAPRYGYRGLMLDISRNFKDLKTLKRYIDVMARYKLNKLHLHLIDDEGWRLEIPSLPELTAIGANRTPQYADGSGIQPSYGSGAHVKEKQYLSKEEFKALLRYANERFITVIPEVETPGHARAAVKAMEARYHRLLKEGQKEEAERFLMNDFQDTSTYFSAQYWQDNVMNPAMSGTYRFIAHIVDEIKSMYQEADVPLQLISIGGDELPTGSWEGSPLVQALMKEKGYSSVHEVWTYYIDRVHAILEEKQLTMAGWEEIGMVNRGKGMEVNEAFADRGFVLDVWNNTIGGGQEDLAYKLANAGHNTVFVSASNFYFDMAWDNRFEEPGLTWASKTDLYHAYSLLPESYFANIKYTDRGKPLEESYFAKKTRLTPEGAIHLVGLKGALWAETVLDNDALDYMIFPRFFALAERAWAPATEWESEANFDKKAFDKRYAEFIDKVGSTELPKLRRFAGGFHYRLPAVGLKEKDGKLMANAEYPGFPIHYTVGTRENTSAKPFPSEGLSLKVGEKIQVFTTDVDGRKGRVSTYTQQ from the coding sequence ATGAAAAAAATAGGCCTATCACTTTTTGTTTACCTCATTGCCCTAACTATAGGGCATGCCCAAAAACAGCCCTACACGCTAACCTGGCGAGCTTCTCATCAAGATACTACAGGAAAGCAGTTTGATATTGTATTGAAGAACAATCATGACAAGGTATTGGACATGAGCGCATACGATCTATGGTTTAATTCTAATTATCACATTAAGGAGCAAGGCCATATCAAATACACGCTATCAGACGAAAATGGAAATCTATACCGCATCAGCTTTAAAGAACCAATTAGTCTAGCGAATCGCGATTCTTTAGTCATCACCTATAGTACGGATTTTCCAATTACGCATATATCCATTGCGCCAAACGGCTTCTATTTACAGTCGCGCAAAGACCCAAGGCAGGTAACTTCATTACCTGACCCGCATATTACTGCGCCAAACTTATCCAGAGAAAAGCATATAAAAATGCTTGCCGACCTGTACGACAAAAATGCACTATTCGAAGGTGATGAATCACAGCTCATCTTACCCACACCGCAATCCATAACCGCATCAACGGGTCGTTATGAAATCAGCACCGGTTTTTCTTTTTACATCGACGCGGCATTAGCAAAAGATCTTTCTGGTACATTTAAGGAGATACACCAAGATTTCTCGAGGTGGAAGCCTAAAAATGTCAACCAGCCGGAAAAAGCACAACTGGCGATTCAAAAAATTGATGGACTTGCCGACGATGCCTATCGGCTATCTATAGACGCCAACGGCATACGCTTGCAAGCCAGTCATGCAAAAGGGACATTCTATGGTATCCAGTCTCTGATATCATTATTCCCTGCTAACTATCCTGAAAGCAAATCTATATCCGTTCCTTTTGTACAGGTTGAGGACGCCCCGCGCTATGGCTACCGGGGCTTGATGTTGGACATTTCTCGAAACTTTAAAGATTTGAAAACGCTAAAACGTTATATAGATGTGATGGCGCGGTACAAGTTGAATAAACTGCACCTTCACCTCATCGATGATGAAGGATGGCGATTAGAAATCCCCTCCCTACCTGAGTTGACGGCTATCGGAGCAAACAGAACACCTCAGTATGCGGATGGATCCGGCATTCAACCGTCGTATGGATCAGGAGCCCACGTGAAGGAAAAGCAATACCTCTCAAAAGAAGAATTTAAAGCCCTTTTGCGCTACGCAAACGAGCGATTCATTACGGTGATCCCGGAAGTCGAGACGCCAGGACATGCCCGGGCAGCAGTAAAGGCCATGGAAGCGCGGTATCACCGATTGCTGAAAGAAGGACAAAAGGAAGAAGCAGAACGATTCTTAATGAATGATTTTCAAGATACCTCTACCTACTTTTCCGCACAATACTGGCAAGACAATGTGATGAATCCTGCCATGTCCGGCACCTATCGTTTCATTGCTCATATCGTAGATGAAATCAAAAGTATGTATCAGGAAGCGGATGTGCCACTACAGCTGATCTCCATTGGTGGAGATGAATTACCGACTGGATCTTGGGAAGGATCACCCTTAGTGCAAGCCTTGATGAAAGAAAAAGGTTATTCTTCCGTACATGAAGTGTGGACGTATTATATTGATCGTGTGCACGCTATTCTCGAAGAGAAACAACTCACCATGGCCGGATGGGAAGAGATCGGGATGGTAAACCGTGGCAAGGGTATGGAAGTGAATGAAGCCTTTGCGGATCGCGGATTCGTACTGGATGTGTGGAATAATACCATTGGTGGCGGGCAGGAAGATCTAGCCTATAAGTTGGCTAATGCCGGACACAACACCGTTTTCGTGAGCGCCAGTAATTTCTACTTTGATATGGCATGGGACAACCGTTTTGAAGAACCTGGCCTAACCTGGGCATCAAAAACGGATTTATATCATGCCTACTCTCTACTTCCAGAAAGCTACTTTGCCAATATAAAATATACCGATCGCGGCAAGCCGTTGGAAGAGAGTTATTTTGCAAAGAAGACTAGGTTGACACCGGAAGGCGCAATACACCTTGTTGGCCTGAAAGGTGCGCTTTGGGCAGAAACCGTATTGGATAATGATGCGCTGGATTATATGATCTTCCCGCGCTTCTTCGCGTTGGCTGAGCGTGCCTGGGCACCAGCAACCGAATGGGAAAGCGAAGCCAACTTCGACAAAAAAGCGTTTGATAAAAGGTATGCTGAATTTATTGACAAGGTGGGTAGCACGGAGCTACCGAAGTTACGCCGCTTTGCTGGTGGCTTTCATTACCGTTTACCAGCAGTTGGTTTGAAAGAGAAAGACGGCAAGTTAATGGCTAATGCCGAATACCCAGGCTTTCCAATTCACTATACAGTAGGTACCCGAGAAAACACATCAGCAAAACCATTTCCTTCAGAAGGCTTATCCTTGAAGGTGGGCGAGAAAATTCAGGTTTTTACCACAGATGTGGATGGCCGTAAAGGCCGTGTGAGCACCTACACGCAACAATAA
- a CDS encoding AAA family ATPase: MFISSLAIRNFRNFKQAKFNFKNGINTIIGENGSGKTNLFYALRILLDDTMPRYIKFYPSDFNRSLGNQWVGHWIIISLEFENLDTSEEAQALAVQTSGHMDSVNKGSYSVYFRPKYQFRKELYDYSQTGGKNEADLQLLLNKITIEDYEAVYLSRGMGDFSDNATYKRYVGDFESIEFPDPDEKEDLIFGTWLPREINIHNEVSCTFIKALRDVESDLRSYANNPLVNLLRGKEKTVEVTKQNDIIDSIDKLNDQISSLDEVQSVRKGIDKSIKEAVGTTYAPNINIKSELPNEMEKLFQSLKLWVGDPDDDGYEGRIWELSLGGANLIYLSLKLLEYERVKTDKIANFLLIEEPEAHIHTHIQKTLFDNLKENKTQVIISTHSTHISSVSKISSVNILCRGKQEAHVFHPSNNLDENEIGRIERYLDAVRSNLLFAKGILLVEGDAEQILIPAMFKRVFGLSLDEIGVSLVNIGSTGFANVARLFHEDRINKCCAIITDYDQSIVTLPDNPDDDTDYEKHCRASQEKGEERKAHLDSFCDGNAFLKPFYSKYTFEVDLLMNGNSFEFVNCLNKIYKRATNVQKSKDKLENSSVEIAGVEALRLAEKYGKGWLALLLAEQLVYNTFIPDYILEAIAFASSHLNLASKAKAINYRLKAIRSHKDAGDYDTAQKFIEKGKTPEQLVVDFCASFENDQLTKFFNLL; this comes from the coding sequence ATGTTTATTTCTTCTCTCGCTATTCGTAATTTTAGAAATTTCAAGCAAGCCAAATTCAATTTCAAAAATGGCATAAATACAATTATTGGAGAAAATGGATCCGGCAAGACCAATCTATTCTATGCACTAAGGATATTACTTGATGATACAATGCCAAGATATATCAAGTTTTACCCAAGTGACTTTAATAGGTCACTGGGCAACCAATGGGTGGGACATTGGATAATTATTTCCCTTGAATTTGAAAATCTTGATACAAGTGAAGAAGCCCAAGCGCTAGCTGTTCAAACCAGTGGTCATATGGATAGTGTCAATAAAGGCAGTTATTCCGTTTATTTTCGTCCAAAGTATCAATTCAGAAAAGAACTGTATGACTACTCACAAACTGGTGGAAAGAACGAGGCTGATCTTCAACTATTGTTAAACAAAATAACTATCGAAGATTATGAAGCTGTTTATTTAAGTCGTGGTATGGGAGATTTTAGCGATAATGCTACTTATAAAAGATACGTGGGAGACTTTGAATCAATTGAATTTCCTGACCCTGATGAAAAAGAAGATTTAATATTTGGCACGTGGCTGCCGAGAGAAATAAACATTCACAATGAAGTATCTTGCACATTTATTAAAGCTTTGAGAGATGTAGAAAGTGACTTGCGATCCTATGCCAATAATCCTTTAGTAAACCTACTTAGAGGAAAAGAAAAAACCGTAGAAGTAACTAAGCAAAATGACATCATAGACAGCATTGATAAACTTAATGATCAAATAAGTTCTCTTGATGAGGTACAAAGTGTCAGAAAGGGCATTGACAAAAGCATAAAAGAAGCTGTAGGAACAACTTATGCCCCTAATATTAATATCAAATCCGAACTTCCTAATGAAATGGAAAAGCTTTTCCAATCTCTTAAATTATGGGTGGGTGATCCTGACGATGATGGGTACGAGGGTCGGATATGGGAGTTAAGCTTGGGTGGAGCAAATCTTATCTATTTATCACTAAAGCTACTTGAATACGAAAGAGTCAAGACGGATAAAATTGCTAACTTTCTTTTAATTGAAGAACCTGAAGCACACATCCATACACATATTCAGAAGACCCTGTTTGATAATCTTAAAGAGAACAAAACTCAGGTTATTATCAGTACTCACTCCACACATATATCTTCGGTTAGTAAAATCAGTAGTGTTAATATCCTTTGCAGAGGCAAACAAGAAGCTCATGTGTTTCATCCATCCAACAATTTAGATGAAAATGAAATTGGCAGAATTGAACGATATTTAGATGCTGTACGCAGTAATCTTCTTTTCGCCAAGGGTATTTTATTGGTAGAAGGTGATGCGGAGCAAATCCTCATCCCGGCGATGTTCAAAAGGGTATTTGGATTATCACTTGATGAAATAGGTGTAAGTCTAGTGAATATAGGAAGCACAGGATTTGCCAATGTTGCCAGACTTTTTCATGAAGATCGAATTAATAAATGCTGTGCCATTATTACTGATTATGACCAGTCAATTGTGACACTACCGGACAATCCAGATGATGATACGGACTATGAGAAGCACTGTCGCGCTTCTCAGGAAAAAGGGGAAGAGAGAAAAGCACACTTAGATTCTTTTTGTGATGGAAACGCTTTCTTAAAACCTTTTTATTCAAAATATACTTTCGAAGTAGACTTATTGATGAATGGGAATAGTTTTGAATTTGTCAATTGTCTTAACAAAATCTATAAACGAGCAACTAACGTTCAGAAATCAAAAGATAAGTTAGAGAATAGCTCCGTCGAAATCGCCGGTGTTGAAGCATTAAGATTGGCGGAAAAATATGGCAAAGGCTGGTTGGCATTATTACTGGCGGAACAACTAGTCTACAACACTTTCATACCAGACTATATCTTAGAAGCCATAGCATTTGCATCTTCTCATCTCAATCTGGCGTCGAAAGCAAAAGCTATAAACTATCGTCTAAAAGCTATACGAAGTCACAAAGATGCTGGGGATTATGATACAGCCCAGAAATTTATTGAAAAAGGAAAAACACCGGAACAACTGGTGGTTGACTTTTGTGCCTCGTTCGAAAATGACCAATTAACTAAATTTTTCAACTTATTGTGA
- a CDS encoding recombinase family protein — translation MKTAYLYVRVSTDEQKRKGYSLPEQEDRLLKYCEHSSIVVKGIYREDYSAKDFNRPEWKRLVTIVKSKSKEDKNILFIKWDRFSRNIEYAYEMIGLLRKYKTTAMAIDQPIDFSVPESTVMLAVYLSVPEAENRRRAMNTAMVCDEQSRRGDIPAEPLWASST, via the coding sequence ATGAAAACAGCTTATCTATACGTCCGCGTAAGCACGGACGAACAAAAAAGAAAAGGTTACTCCTTGCCAGAACAGGAAGATCGGTTATTAAAATATTGCGAGCACAGCAGCATAGTTGTCAAGGGCATCTATCGGGAAGACTATTCAGCCAAGGACTTCAACCGCCCAGAGTGGAAAAGGTTAGTTACAATAGTAAAAAGCAAATCCAAAGAAGATAAGAACATACTATTTATCAAATGGGACCGGTTCAGCCGGAATATTGAATACGCATACGAGATGATAGGCCTGCTTCGAAAATACAAGACAACTGCAATGGCCATCGATCAACCTATAGATTTTTCGGTGCCGGAAAGTACGGTTATGCTTGCCGTCTACCTTTCGGTACCTGAAGCAGAGAACCGCAGAAGAGCGATGAATACAGCAATGGTATGCGACGAGCAAAGCAGACGGGGAGATATCCCAGCAGAGCCCCTTTGGGCTTCATCAACCTGA
- a CDS encoding recombinase family protein: MDGKKIIAPKQPEAGIITWVFHQLAKNIHRIEDIRKMAEEKGLKCSRSHFFRIIRNPAYCGLIPIKINAQEQHMIKGIHDPLISETLYHEVQRIITTKRKVTAKKDNLKAMFFLKGFLVCPLCGRNICGSISQGKTRKYPYYHCYGRCKTRINASLLNERYHEGLRQMVLASGAVDLFNSILEDWNTKTLKAQHVQERNIVVRRLNEQESILSHSRKLFVGAVLDLNDYTELKRECNANSKSLKRELQDINTKLGNIDKQIYSKDRSFVNIFQGFPYLDTADKKHLVNLIPPLKVDFQTGDISLDLNSALSKILETKRNAKSS; the protein is encoded by the coding sequence ATGGACGGTAAAAAAATCATCGCTCCCAAGCAACCCGAGGCAGGGATAATAACATGGGTCTTCCACCAACTTGCTAAGAATATACACAGAATAGAGGATATCAGAAAGATGGCTGAAGAGAAGGGTTTGAAATGCTCCCGGTCTCACTTTTTCAGGATTATTCGCAATCCTGCTTATTGTGGCCTTATTCCAATAAAAATCAATGCGCAAGAACAGCACATGATAAAAGGTATTCATGATCCTCTGATCTCGGAAACCCTGTATCATGAGGTTCAGCGAATCATCACAACGAAGAGAAAAGTCACCGCTAAGAAAGATAATCTGAAGGCGATGTTTTTTTTAAAAGGCTTTTTGGTCTGTCCCCTTTGTGGCCGAAATATATGCGGGAGTATTTCTCAGGGCAAAACAAGAAAGTACCCATACTACCATTGCTATGGAAGATGTAAGACAAGAATAAATGCTTCTCTTTTAAATGAAAGATACCACGAGGGACTTCGACAAATGGTACTTGCGAGCGGAGCAGTTGATCTATTTAATAGCATTTTAGAGGATTGGAATACAAAAACACTAAAAGCCCAACATGTACAGGAACGAAACATAGTTGTCAGGAGATTAAACGAACAGGAATCCATCCTTTCTCACTCCCGGAAATTATTTGTAGGAGCGGTATTAGACCTCAATGACTACACCGAATTAAAAAGGGAGTGCAACGCTAATTCCAAAAGCCTGAAAAGAGAACTACAAGATATCAATACTAAATTAGGAAATATTGATAAGCAGATCTATTCCAAGGACAGATCGTTTGTAAATATTTTCCAGGGATTCCCATACTTGGATACGGCGGATAAAAAACATCTTGTCAATCTCATCCCGCCACTTAAAGTTGACTTCCAAACGGGAGATATCTCTTTGGACTTAAACAGTGCATTATCAAAAATACTAGAAACAAAAAGAAACGCAAAAAGCAGTTAA